TGTGACCGTAATTAAACACAccttttatacattttttaaaaaacattttatttgtaaggAACAGATAAATGGCAAGAAATGCCATTTTCTGGCCATAGGCTCTGAAGGCAATTGTTATTGGTCCTGTCAGTCTAATGAATACATGTGTGGTTATGTATACATAATCCACTTTTATTGTTTGGAAACATTGCAAGAGGGCATCTTTATCAATATGGATCACCAAATCTTTCCTATTGCTTACATCTTCACAAGTATCAGTAGAAAAAAAGTATTAAAGTAAAGGACATAATGTTGGTGAGTGATGTCAGGTAGTCTTTGGATTTTGAGGAAACACAAGGTCAGATCACAGTTTAAAATGTATGACACACAAAAACCATTTTCCATGCAAACACATTGTACTGTCTGTAGTTTTCCTTTGTATGATTCATGTAGTGTGTGGGAGGTATTGTACTAGGTACTCTAGCAATGAAGATGTTTCTCTCAGGGCTGCTGTATCTCTTTCTGATTGATTGTCTGCTACATtgatagtctctctctctgattgctacatctctctctctctctctctctctctctctctctctctctctctctctctctctctctctctctgtctccttcatcTCTTTCTGATTGTCTGCTATATCTCTTGGATTGCTCTGCCATTCTCTGTATTGAGTGTCTGCAGGTGTTTTCTTCTTGTGGCCTTTAAGTGTAATGTTAGGTAACATTTCCAGTTAGCCTGTCCTCCCCGTGGTCCCGCTGTCTGCCCTGGCTGGATCCAGTTGCTCCTCCTCAGGGTGTTGAAGCACCAGTGtacatgttaaaacagcagaATTATGTGGAGATGAACATATTCTCAGAATGAAATCTTGTTTTCCGCATGAGCATTTGCCTGTCATCAGAACAAATAGAGTCCAACCAGTATTAGTGGACCATGTAAGGACAAAAGCAGCAATAGAAGATCAAATGTAATGGAAGATGTTCACAGTAGGACATGAACAGGGAACTGAGATGCAGATATTTGTTGCATCATAGAATTTTCCATCAACAGAAAACAAGACTATTAAACTGGTGTAATAAGATGTGTTTAAAGGATGGATTTACACAGGATTCTCCTTGTAGGAAATTTTGTTGTATTGAAACTTTCCCTAAAGAAAACAGAATTACAGTTCTTGATCTAACTCTGCCGTTCATTAGACAGATCTTCCTCGGGCCAATTACGCTTCCCTGGAGGTGGTGAGTTTCTCAGTAGCCGAGTATGACTGCAGTGTACGGATGAACAAATCGAAATTTCTCCTTCAGCCTGTAGAGGGCGACACACGGCAGAGTGACAAGGACAGTCAGGTTTGTGTTGAGTCTCATTATACTATATCCTTAACAACACCATTTTACTGTTGGCTTTACAATATCAAGGTTTTCTGTAACctcctgctctccctctctcttcttgtaTCAgggggatgaggatgaggaggatgaagacaaCAACATGGAGAATCACTGTTGCTACATGGAGAGAGTAACAGATATGAGAGATTCATGCAACATAAATAATGTGCAGAGCTCTGTAAGCACTACCATCTTCCCCTCTGAGCCTGCAAAGACGTCAGGGGGGTATAATCTTGAGAGAGTCCATCAACCTCAGCTTCAGGCACTCAAAAAGGACAAACGGATGTCCTTACCTAATTCAGAGGGACAAGACAAAGAGATGTCTTTACCTAATTCAGAGGGACAAGACAAAGAGATGTCTTTACCTAATTCAGAGGGACAAGACAAAGAGATGTCTTTACCTAATTCAGAGGGACAAGACAAAGAGATGTCTTTACCTAATTCAGAGGGACAAGACAAAGAGATGTCTTTACCTAATTCAGAGGGACAAGACAAAGAGATGTCTTTACCTAATTCAGAGGGACAAGACAAAGAGATGTCTTTACCTAATTCAGAGGGACAAGACAAAGAGATGTCTTTACCTAATTCAGAGGGACAAGAACCAAAGCCACCCAAAATGAAAGAATcagaaaaagaaagaatgaaagaggagacagaaagacaTGGTTTAAGGAACATCAACCTGTTGTCAGTGACTCTGACATCTTTGCAGGTAGGGCCAAATATGAGTGAAGACACAGAGATTTGTAAGCCTCTGTTACCTGTTGTGTTAGGAGACGCACATGGCGATGCCCCCTCCCTGTCAAACCCCCCGTCAAGAAAACCTCCGTTATCAGCACTTCAGACACCGGCCGACGTGGACACACTGACAGGACAAAAAGAATTCATTGTTTATTCAAAGGCGAGGTTAGATGGCTTAGACCAAGCAGATGAGAATGAAAGATGCCTGCAGGATGACAGCTCGTCGGAGGAAGACGAGAACTCCTCGGGCTACATTGGACGATGAAGCGTTGTTTTATTTCACGTGTAATATTCATTATGACACGTCCTGGTCATATTTGGGAATGTTTACATACACATTCTTGTTGAAGAAGGACATAATCCACAATGGATTGTTATATGTTTAGCTCTTTTTCTACCAATGCCAATACAATTATACAATTTCTGAATTTCTCATTTTATCAAACCTTAATGCACAAAACATAAAGCTACATacacaaaatgcaaaaacaTCACAAACCTCTTGAATAAGTATGCTACATGGTGTGTTGAGGACAGTAGTGCTTTAGGGACCAAGAGATGCACGGTAATGAACATTCTGACTAATAGCTGCACAAACTGTGATGTTGCCATGTTGTTCACACTGAGGTCATGCATCCACACTGAGGCCATGTGTCCGTAGACTACACTCACCGGACACTTTAGACagcttttgccttcagaactgccttaatccttcatggcagatccaacaaggtactggaaacattcctcagagagtctggtccatattgacatgatagcatcatgcagttttggggcagtcatggcctggcggttagggaactggtcttgtgaccggagggttgtgggttcgattcccagacaggccatgactgaggtgcccttgagcaaggcacctaacccaaactgctccccgggcgccgggctagggctgcccaccgctctgggcacatgtgatccacagccccctagtaatcactagtgtgtgtgtgtgtatgtgtgtgtgtgttctgactgtacagatgggttaaaagcggaggacaaatttcgattggggtgtaaaaatcacaattgacaaaaaaaatcacaattttttagttgctgcagatttgtcagctgcacatccgtGCAACTGCTGTACGGTCACGAAATCAATGTACGACCTGAAAGAATCGTCTGTCTATGTCTGtgtattgtatttgtatttatgcatttttttttttttttttggacacaGATGTGTGTATGTTATGCTGTACCGGAAGCAAATTCCACCAACTTGTTGTGTGGtcattaataataaatgaatgaatgaatgatgtgaatctcccgttccaccacatcccaaaggtgctctattggactgagatctggtgactgtggaggccattagagtgcagtgaactcattgtcgggTTCAAGAAACCaatctgagatgattcgcgctttGACATGACACgctatcctgctggaagtagccatcagtagatgggtacactgtggtcataaagggatgaacATGGTCtacaacaatactcaggtaggctgtggtgttgacacgatgctcaattggtactaatggtcccaaagtgtgccaggaaaagcaacctcgggaggaccaagactcaaaagggaacgtCCTCCATTGGGGCGGCCCGCTAGCAGAAGCCCGCTTTTgtagtttcctgttcttagctgacaggagtggcacctggtgtggtcttctgctgatGTAGTTCTGTTATGTCTTTGCACTGTTGTAAGTATAGTTTACAACAGTTTACATAGAGCATTACCCTAGAGCACATAGCCCAAGAAGCTTTGAGGTAAAGTTCCACTGACCCCTGTCtcaccaccaatcaccacctgtctcaccactatgaaacaccaatcacagcaaTTTAATCTTTATTAAAGGGTAAACAACACGCAGCCACCACATAAACATGAGGGAGACCAGTCCAACAAAACAGGTCTGTCGCTGCAGCACCCGGTGGGTTGTGATGGTGTTGTCCTATTCTGTGCTGCTCCAGTAGGGGGCAGTAATCCCCGCGGTGCTGATCTGCCATGTGAATCCAACACTCACGAAGCACTTCTGACCACTTCCTATTTCGCAAGCTTTTCCCGTAACTGTGGAGTCGCTTCGCTGTAGCTCTCGGCTGACATGGTGGACCTGCATTATGCTTAACGTTTACTTTACATTAGACCACTCAATGCGTCGTGCTAACCAGCACGTTAAATCAGGATTGGCGCTGAGTCCGTAAAAATGCAAATACAGCCGTAGGTGGTGGTGGCGGACGCGCTGTGCCACAGCGCCCCCGTGTGTCTGATATGGGTCATGTCCGCCTGTGTGCGCTTCTCACGCACGTCCTGCTCTGCTCAGGTTGGTGGGAACGACACTTAAACACATTCATCGCACATTTGATCGTGATTTATTCTATTAGCCGTAGTTTATATTGTTGTATCTGCTTGTATTTGAACATTTCTTCAACAACTCAACCAGCCTGCCACCTACACTAATTTGCGCAATATCTCCGTATTCCGCTGCTCGCAGGAAGCCGAACCGCAACCCCAAAACAGAAACGTGTTTTTGTAGAGATGGGGTGTAGACAAGCACTTTTACTACATATATAAGTACACAATATCACTACATTAAGCACTGTTTGTAATGTATTTGAATAGTTTAATACgcaaaatgttttttgttttgtttctcaaGTTTATTAAGGGCTTGTCTCAGCTACAACATGGGTTATGGGGCATCATTGGTGCAGTGTTGCTGGTACTCCAGTGCCAACTGAATTGTGGTCTTTCTACAGGATATTCAAAGATCAAGTTTGAAAAATGGTCTAACCCTAGGTTTATGGTCTAACAGGTTTTATAAGGCTTTGTCTAAATGGCCATTTAATTTAGAAAAAATGACTACCTTTATTTAAAGCCAAAACAATTTCACTGCCATCTAACAGTGGCATCCTTTGCATATCACCACTGCTAATTTGGGCAGATTCTAATGTAGAGAAAATCCTGATATCATTAATGGGGCTTAGACACCTTATGTTTACAAAGCAGAAAATGAAGCTAGGCGTGCAGAGGGATAACAGATGTGTGAATGGAGGAGTCTACTGACCGGCCAGACCCCTCACTAAAACAACATTTAGATGTACAAGATAAGACTAAAGCCTCAGCTATATTTACATCTATAAAAAGTAGCTAGGCTTGTTCAAATTATTTGTTGCATGGTGCTTTTTTGAAAAGTCGCTAAATCTAGCAACAAAGCCACTAACTTTGCACCACTGCTGGTCATCTCTCACTCATCATTCTCTTATTGCAGGGTTAAACATGAATCTACCTGCCCCTGTAAATCTGACCATCCGTTCTTGGCATTTTGTCCACTTGCTCAGCTGGGAAGCAGGACCAGGGTCTCCTGAAGAAACGTGTTTCACCGTCTTTGTTCGCTCACTCAAGTACGTTTAATGGCAGACATTCTGCGCACCTGAAACCTCAGTTCATTAGAAAGACGTCATCCTTTCTCTGAAAGTGGATCatagtgttggtgttggtgtcggGGCCGACTAAGACATCATCACCACAAAGACCCACAAGGAGGAACAGGCCTAACACATTGACTGGCTGGTTTGTGATTTATTTTAATTGCTATTAATTGTTACTTTTTGTGTAATTCACATTTGTCTGTCACCTCTGTGGATTTGCTTGTGTCGGTGCACAGGGAGGACTGGAGACCCGTCAACACCTGCACACTGCTGCGGTCTCCTCTCAGCTGCAATCTGACCGAGGAGTTCTCAGATCCAGTAGAAACCTACTACACCAAGGTGTATGGCTACCTGGGAAACCAGACCTCTGAGCCCGCCCTCggccctgccttcctgcccttTCAAGACAGTAAGATAAGAGCGTGGTATTGCACTACTAGCTAATATATACTTTGCCTTTTTTAATGTAGTATGGTTGCTCTGCAGAATGTCATAATTGAAAGTCTTCTCTGTGTTCATTATGTCTGTATCAGTTTCATTCAATCTGGTTTGTTAGGTTAGCTCATTTGTGAACTGTGTCAGCTAACAGTGGTTAGATTAACCAGTGAAAGGGGTGTGGCATTAATGAATCATATTCTTACTCCACAGTTTTTAGTGTTGTGTCTTAA
The genomic region above belongs to Brachyhypopomus gauderio isolate BG-103 chromosome 3, BGAUD_0.2, whole genome shotgun sequence and contains:
- the crfb1 gene encoding cytokine receptor family member b1 isoform X1, whose product is MKILFLLLIYSFIDLHGSLSFPAPSNATLVSNNFQHILRWSPGRDTPPQTSYSVKLRKGRLEKLIAEGLPPRNHAIDVSRQMNDIYALYNFQLRASLGNRSSVVNVTPSGFCPFETTTIGPPSVGVLGCGNCLNITILLPKGQGIKKNDSVIIYNNIRFDLHWKKAQDEKDVQVMSPFLPSPNLNATHAEFVYVLKDLQPQQEYCVKVQPKMTANNNTLSSGWTCAFTSTVQPRGAWAYLFSWCTVSVLVGICALFTIPSLAYTGMLCKLKVTLPKALTDLPRANYASLEVVSFSVAEYDCSVRMNKSKFLLQPVEGDTRQSDKDSQGDEDEEDEDNNMENHCCYMERVTDMRDSCNINNVQSSVSTTIFPSEPAKTSGGYNLERVHQPQLQALKKDKRMSLPNSEGQDKEMSLPNSEGQDKEMSLPNSEGQDKEMSLPNSEGQDKEMSLPNSEGQDKEMSLPNSEGQDKEMSLPNSEGQDKEMSLPNSEGQDKEMSLPNSEGQEPKPPKMKESEKERMKEETERHGLRNINLLSVTLTSLQVGPNMSEDTEICKPLLPVVLGDAHGDAPSLSNPPSRKPPLSALQTPADVDTLTGQKEFIVYSKARLDGLDQADENERCLQDDSSSEEDENSSGYIGR
- the crfb1 gene encoding cytokine receptor family member b1 isoform X3, with protein sequence MNDIYALYNFQLRASLGNRSSVVNVTPSGFCPFETTTIGPPSVGVLGCGNCLNITILLPKGQGIKKNDSVIIYNNIRFDLHWKKAQDEKDVQVMSPFLPSPNLNATHAEFVYVLKDLQPQQEYCVKVQPKMTANNNTLSSGWTCAFTSTVQPRGAWAYLFSWCTVSVLVGICALFTIPSLAYTGMLCKLKVTLPKALTDLPRANYASLEVVSFSVAEYDCSVRMNKSKFLLQPVEGDTRQSDKDSQGDEDEEDEDNNMENHCCYMERVTDMRDSCNINNVQSSVSTTIFPSEPAKTSGGYNLERVHQPQLQALKKDKRMSLPNSEGQDKEMSLPNSEGQDKEMSLPNSEGQDKEMSLPNSEGQDKEMSLPNSEGQDKEMSLPNSEGQDKEMSLPNSEGQDKEMSLPNSEGQDKEMSLPNSEGQEPKPPKMKESEKERMKEETERHGLRNINLLSVTLTSLQVGPNMSEDTEICKPLLPVVLGDAHGDAPSLSNPPSRKPPLSALQTPADVDTLTGQKEFIVYSKARLDGLDQADENERCLQDDSSSEEDENSSGYIGR
- the crfb1 gene encoding cytokine receptor family member b1 isoform X2, which gives rise to MNSSKRECGSLSFPAPSNATLVSNNFQHILRWSPGRDTPPQTSYSVKLRKGRLEKLIAEGLPPRNHAIDVSRQMNDIYALYNFQLRASLGNRSSVVNVTPSGFCPFETTTIGPPSVGVLGCGNCLNITILLPKGQGIKKNDSVIIYNNIRFDLHWKKAQDEKDVQVMSPFLPSPNLNATHAEFVYVLKDLQPQQEYCVKVQPKMTANNNTLSSGWTCAFTSTVQPRGAWAYLFSWCTVSVLVGICALFTIPSLAYTGMLCKLKVTLPKALTDLPRANYASLEVVSFSVAEYDCSVRMNKSKFLLQPVEGDTRQSDKDSQGDEDEEDEDNNMENHCCYMERVTDMRDSCNINNVQSSVSTTIFPSEPAKTSGGYNLERVHQPQLQALKKDKRMSLPNSEGQDKEMSLPNSEGQDKEMSLPNSEGQDKEMSLPNSEGQDKEMSLPNSEGQDKEMSLPNSEGQDKEMSLPNSEGQDKEMSLPNSEGQDKEMSLPNSEGQEPKPPKMKESEKERMKEETERHGLRNINLLSVTLTSLQVGPNMSEDTEICKPLLPVVLGDAHGDAPSLSNPPSRKPPLSALQTPADVDTLTGQKEFIVYSKARLDGLDQADENERCLQDDSSSEEDENSSGYIGR